One window from the genome of Rariglobus hedericola encodes:
- a CDS encoding prepilin-type N-terminal cleavage/methylation domain-containing protein has product MKALSQKTSVAACRRAFTLVELLTVVAIIGILAAILIPVVGAVRESARASTCVSNLRQISGAIQIFASENKGQFPGGGQRSQGGSSASWQDTLNAMVFEANLSAPRPPLQRWGDTPVNGQIYCPSMEPFGTTPRYPRAYVMNGNTGDTNTTSNPPLPTWGPLFNYQKGKPLAIFQNPAKTVLLLESERPGDGVGPSAPFDQIVMGDGASAPAWSANSLAFAFRHKGRMNVVFMDGHIQSLSQDEAAKINNNAHFTPSGI; this is encoded by the coding sequence ATGAAAGCCCTATCCCAAAAAACCTCCGTCGCCGCCTGCAGGCGTGCATTCACTCTGGTCGAGCTCCTTACGGTCGTCGCGATCATCGGCATCCTGGCGGCGATACTCATCCCCGTCGTCGGTGCCGTGCGCGAATCCGCCCGCGCATCCACCTGTGTTTCCAACCTCCGCCAGATCAGCGGTGCCATCCAAATCTTCGCCTCCGAGAACAAAGGTCAGTTCCCCGGCGGGGGGCAACGCTCGCAGGGGGGCTCCTCCGCGTCGTGGCAGGATACGCTTAATGCGATGGTATTCGAGGCCAACCTCAGCGCTCCCCGCCCCCCGCTCCAACGGTGGGGTGACACTCCGGTCAACGGCCAGATCTACTGCCCCTCCATGGAACCCTTCGGCACCACCCCCCGCTATCCTCGTGCCTATGTCATGAACGGCAATACCGGCGACACCAATACCACCAGCAACCCTCCGCTACCCACTTGGGGCCCCTTGTTCAACTACCAGAAAGGGAAACCCCTCGCCATCTTCCAAAATCCGGCGAAAACCGTGCTCTTGCTGGAAAGCGAACGCCCCGGCGACGGCGTGGGGCCTTCCGCACCTTTTGATCAGATTGTCATGGGTGACGGTGCCAGTGCCCCCGCCTGGTCGGCCAACTCCCTCGCCTTCGCCTTCCGTCACAAAGGCCGGATGAACGTCGTATTCATGGACGGTCACATTCAGTCCCTCAGCCAGGACGAAGCAGCGAAGATCAATAATAACGCGCACTTCACGCCCTCCGGGATCTGA
- a CDS encoding beta strand repeat-containing protein translates to MNIRRYPSPFAAFSLVAAALIATTAEAADLTKLNNGTALGLAGAWSENVAPNGTQIGVFTSIWDGTNTPIYTGSTLLGIKLQSGAAPVSLASSSNSGIMTLGTEGFTLESGTQLSFTGTNGINGTIDFAGAQTWNLGSGSTLFFNTQRTLFTGDATENITLNGTGALHLSFRSDSTSFTTTLGSGSLTFTGGQRLISGSNNINSYAINSIVTNKVFVNGDITMQANSSGTLNTAGLLFSGGMDLGANDVSISLSMPNASGQNLNANQVIRLNSANTSTMTGSGTVTFLNESSDANKIAGIAVENGGTFGGGLDVVMGANTFLSVANGNALTSSTNLTLNDGGYLIGRLSGNLAATLGTLSGAGSVTYVPSAGTTVFTLTLDGGSSTGTTEFSGKIGSDSAIAGSSNAIALVKTGTNTQILSGTMNYIKATTVSGGKLLVNGTHAQSATSNGYTVASGAALGGSGRIAGFNATNNASMILVQSGGILAPGGDTTFGTFVLDGVNISGTGARVLNMASGAKFNFTLAGNGGSSDQLAFWNFATGDLLLNSNAIDLTLSGPQVAGTYTVSLFKFFSDAGSSVVSSGLASGLTIGTLGSGIDSASIAYNGLNGSIDLTYTVSAIPEPATAAMILGVLALGGTVLRRRRVKQS, encoded by the coding sequence ATGAATATCAGACGTTACCCTTCGCCTTTCGCCGCATTTTCGCTGGTCGCAGCCGCTTTGATCGCCACAACAGCTGAAGCCGCGGATCTCACCAAGTTGAATAACGGCACGGCACTGGGTTTGGCCGGTGCTTGGTCAGAAAACGTCGCTCCGAACGGCACTCAGATTGGTGTATTTACCAGCATTTGGGACGGGACCAACACTCCTATTTACACCGGTTCCACTTTGCTTGGCATCAAACTCCAGAGCGGGGCCGCTCCGGTATCGCTAGCCTCTTCGAGCAACAGCGGAATCATGACATTGGGCACGGAAGGCTTTACACTGGAAAGCGGCACTCAGCTGAGTTTTACGGGCACCAATGGTATCAACGGAACGATCGATTTTGCCGGAGCCCAGACGTGGAATTTGGGATCGGGGTCCACGTTGTTTTTCAACACACAGCGCACGCTCTTTACCGGCGACGCGACCGAAAACATCACCTTAAATGGGACAGGTGCCCTCCACTTAAGTTTCCGCAGTGACAGCACCTCCTTCACGACCACCTTGGGCTCTGGGAGCCTGACTTTTACTGGCGGTCAGCGCTTGATAAGCGGCTCCAACAATATCAACAGTTACGCGATCAATTCAATTGTGACCAACAAGGTGTTCGTCAACGGCGACATCACCATGCAGGCGAACAGTTCGGGAACATTGAATACGGCGGGCTTACTTTTCAGCGGCGGCATGGATCTCGGGGCTAACGATGTGTCGATCAGCCTTTCGATGCCCAACGCCAGCGGCCAGAATCTGAATGCCAACCAAGTCATTCGCCTCAATTCCGCCAATACCAGCACCATGACTGGCAGTGGCACGGTGACCTTCCTCAATGAAAGCAGCGATGCCAACAAGATCGCGGGTATCGCGGTCGAAAACGGCGGCACCTTCGGAGGCGGCTTGGATGTGGTCATGGGCGCCAACACGTTTCTCTCGGTGGCGAATGGCAATGCGCTCACCTCGTCCACGAATCTGACGTTGAATGACGGCGGCTACCTGATTGGACGCTTGAGCGGTAATCTGGCCGCAACCCTAGGCACGCTCTCGGGTGCAGGCTCCGTCACCTACGTGCCGTCCGCCGGCACCACCGTCTTCACGCTCACCCTCGACGGCGGGTCTTCCACCGGCACCACGGAATTTTCGGGCAAGATCGGCAGCGACAGTGCCATTGCCGGCAGCAGCAACGCGATCGCCTTGGTCAAGACTGGCACCAACACCCAGATCCTGTCCGGGACCATGAACTACATTAAGGCCACCACGGTCTCCGGCGGTAAGCTGTTGGTGAACGGGACTCATGCACAGTCCGCCACTAGCAATGGCTACACGGTGGCTTCGGGGGCTGCCTTGGGCGGCTCCGGCCGCATCGCGGGTTTCAACGCCACCAACAACGCCAGCATGATTCTCGTCCAATCCGGCGGCATCCTGGCCCCCGGCGGCGACACCACCTTCGGCACCTTCGTTCTCGACGGAGTAAATATCTCCGGCACCGGTGCACGTGTGCTCAACATGGCCTCCGGAGCCAAATTCAACTTCACGCTCGCCGGCAACGGCGGCTCGTCCGACCAGCTTGCTTTCTGGAACTTCGCCACCGGCGACCTTCTGCTCAATTCCAACGCCATCGACCTGACCCTCTCCGGCCCCCAAGTCGCCGGCACCTACACCGTCAGCCTCTTCAAGTTCTTCAGCGACGCGGGCTCTTCGGTTGTCAGTTCGGGCCTCGCCAGCGGCCTGACCATCGGAACCCTCGGCTCCGGTATCGACAGCGCCAGTATCGCCTACAACGGATTAAACGGATCGATCGACCTCACCTACACCGTCTCCGCCATCCCCGAGCCCGCCACCGCCGCGATGATTCTCGGCGTTCTGGCACTCGGCGGCACGGTCCTGCGTCGCCGCCGCGTCAAGCAGTCCTGA